The following coding sequences lie in one Pontibacter sp. G13 genomic window:
- a CDS encoding T9SS type A sorting domain-containing protein, with protein MKLPTSFWLSSIGACFCILFTIQFADAQTLASLGTGNIVELECIQSPVSGTLVAASMERDTQSRTRILIHRSVDLGVTWQWIDTLEPELGDSEMPDPVIAVDSLGHFLLTYMRVHNVSSPLNIIADLECLRSEDDGMTWQMVSPPHFADRVADYPQILSEGDGEAFLVYTHLKNFPFGDSSSLIFKRTTDGGNSWSLGQHLDGDSLELIGPDLVKGFLDTLWVTAGDRDSNLVHSFASGDGGQTWMLEHSFSIPNGAKAHITKPFTFPNQAGIGVISHIAHLASTPLVVHVKSGGQTFSQVLDDGAYAQAYVTPDSILHIIYNQHQQGQFRLLYCYSEDGGMSFTSPTVLHAGPFETQEYGEYQSLLYGLDGWFYVVFCDWSDHSAARILSFPPLISTHADLPTQPVLGVFPNPTTGRFNVSFPQGQAPFRLHVTDLAGRSCFESFISDVSKPISLDLSHVDPGVYLIICKWTNKTVVDRLIIR; from the coding sequence ATGAAACTCCCCACCTCCTTTTGGCTCTCATCGATCGGCGCATGTTTTTGCATCCTCTTCACAATTCAATTTGCTGACGCGCAAACGCTCGCGAGTCTCGGCACAGGCAACATCGTAGAACTGGAGTGTATCCAAAGTCCCGTTTCAGGCACCTTGGTGGCGGCCTCTATGGAGCGAGATACCCAATCCCGCACGCGAATTCTCATTCATCGAAGCGTGGATCTAGGCGTCACCTGGCAGTGGATCGACACCTTGGAACCGGAATTGGGGGATTCTGAAATGCCAGATCCAGTGATCGCGGTGGATAGTTTGGGGCACTTCCTCCTCACGTACATGCGCGTGCACAACGTTTCCAGCCCCCTGAATATCATCGCGGACCTTGAGTGCCTGAGATCCGAAGACGACGGGATGACTTGGCAGATGGTCTCTCCCCCACATTTTGCGGACCGGGTGGCCGATTATCCACAGATCCTGTCTGAAGGGGATGGCGAGGCATTTTTGGTGTATACCCACCTGAAGAATTTTCCCTTTGGTGACTCCAGCTCCCTCATTTTCAAGCGTACCACCGACGGGGGAAATAGCTGGTCGCTGGGTCAACACTTGGATGGAGATAGCCTCGAACTGATCGGGCCAGATCTCGTGAAGGGGTTTCTCGATACGCTTTGGGTGACAGCCGGTGATCGGGACAGCAATCTTGTGCATAGCTTTGCGAGTGGGGATGGTGGCCAGACCTGGATGTTGGAGCATTCATTTTCCATTCCCAATGGAGCCAAGGCACATATCACCAAACCATTCACCTTTCCCAATCAGGCTGGAATCGGCGTCATCTCCCACATTGCCCACCTTGCGAGTACGCCACTCGTCGTCCATGTCAAATCTGGGGGCCAAACCTTCTCGCAGGTATTGGACGACGGAGCATACGCACAAGCCTATGTCACGCCTGACAGCATCCTCCACATCATCTACAATCAGCATCAGCAAGGCCAATTCCGATTGCTGTATTGCTATTCCGAGGATGGCGGAATGTCTTTTACATCGCCTACAGTTTTGCATGCGGGTCCTTTTGAAACCCAAGAATACGGCGAGTACCAATCGCTGCTCTACGGTTTGGATGGGTGGTTCTATGTGGTATTTTGCGACTGGTCGGATCATTCTGCAGCGAGAATCCTCTCCTTTCCGCCCTTGATCTCGACGCATGCGGATCTCCCCACTCAACCCGTTTTGGGAGTATTTCCCAATCCTACCACTGGTCGGTTCAACGTCTCATTCCCGCAAGGTCAAGCACCCTTCAGATTGCATGTGACAGATTTGGCGGGGCGATCCTGCTTCGAATCTTTCATCTCGGACGTCAGCAAACCCATTTCCCTAGATCTCTCCCATGTCGATCCCGGTGTCTACCTGATCATCTGCAAATGGACAAATAAAACGGTGGTCGATCGCTTGATCATTCGCTAA